A region of Lagenorhynchus albirostris chromosome 20, mLagAlb1.1, whole genome shotgun sequence DNA encodes the following proteins:
- the CCL16 gene encoding C-C motif chemokine 16, with translation MKVSAAALSLLSSPLLLPFTARQVKIPESVNPPPACCLKYHEKVLPKKVVVRYRKALNCYLPAIIFITRRKREICTNPNNERVQEYIKDPRLPLHPSRKLV, from the exons ATGAAGGTCTCCGCGGCTGCCCTCTCTCTCCTCAGCTCACCATTACTTCTGCCATTCACAGCCAGGCAAGTGA AAATTCCTGAGTCGGTGAACCCTCCACCCGCCTGCTGCCTGAAGTATCATGAGAAAGTATTGCCAAAAAAAGTGGTGGTGAGATACAGAAAGGCCCTCAACTGCTACCTGCCAGCAATCAT CTTCATCACCAGAAGGAAACGAGAGATCTGTACCAACCCCAATAACGAACGGGTCCAAGAATACATCAAGGATCCCAGACTACCTTTGCATCCTTCCAGGAAGTTGGTCTAG